One Maribacter dokdonensis DSW-8 DNA window includes the following coding sequences:
- the fahA gene encoding fumarylacetoacetase — translation MTTLKTWVNVPHNSDFSIYNLPFGIFSVNDDQPRAGIAIGTQIVDLVVVSELGLIEVNANYFNQSTLNEFIALGKKITNKVRLDIQQLLVIENSPLKNHPEAFVQQKDATMHLPVQVGDYTDFYSSIEHATNVGKMFRDPENALLPNWRHIPVGYHGRASSIVVSGTDIHRPMGQVKTNEMETPVFQASGRLDFELEVGFIVGKSTQLGERIVVENASEHIFGLVLFNDWSARDIQKWEYVPLGPFLGKSFASSMSPWIVTLEALEPFKVQGPKQDPAVLSYLQYEGAKNYDIQLEVGMSSKSSEETIISRSNFKYMYWNMMQQLAHHTVNGCNVNVGDVMASGTISGKDESSYGSLLEISWGGKKPFELKDGSKRTFIEDNDTITLKGFAEKEGVRVGFGEVTGTILPSK, via the coding sequence TTGACAACACTAAAAACATGGGTCAACGTACCTCATAATTCAGATTTTTCTATTTACAATCTTCCTTTTGGCATTTTTTCGGTGAACGATGATCAGCCAAGAGCAGGTATTGCTATTGGAACGCAAATTGTTGATTTGGTTGTGGTATCAGAGTTAGGGTTGATAGAGGTCAATGCCAACTATTTTAATCAATCAACTTTAAATGAGTTTATCGCTCTAGGTAAGAAGATTACCAATAAAGTCCGTTTAGATATACAGCAGTTGCTAGTGATAGAAAATTCGCCATTAAAAAATCATCCGGAAGCATTTGTGCAACAGAAAGACGCTACCATGCATTTACCGGTGCAAGTAGGCGATTATACCGATTTTTATTCGAGTATTGAGCACGCTACCAATGTAGGTAAAATGTTTCGTGATCCAGAAAATGCGCTATTGCCCAATTGGAGGCATATTCCGGTAGGCTACCACGGTCGCGCTTCTTCCATTGTGGTAAGCGGTACCGATATTCATAGACCTATGGGTCAAGTGAAAACCAATGAAATGGAAACACCGGTTTTTCAAGCATCGGGGCGTTTAGACTTTGAATTGGAAGTGGGTTTCATAGTAGGTAAATCTACACAATTAGGAGAACGAATTGTAGTAGAAAATGCTTCGGAACATATTTTTGGATTGGTGTTATTCAATGACTGGTCCGCTAGGGATATTCAAAAATGGGAATATGTACCATTAGGTCCGTTTTTGGGCAAAAGCTTTGCATCATCCATGTCGCCGTGGATTGTTACATTAGAAGCATTGGAGCCATTTAAGGTTCAAGGTCCTAAGCAAGATCCAGCTGTACTTTCGTATTTACAATATGAAGGAGCCAAAAATTATGACATACAATTAGAAGTAGGGATGTCTTCCAAATCTTCGGAAGAAACAATAATCAGTCGCTCAAACTTTAAGTACATGTATTGGAATATGATGCAGCAATTGGCACACCATACCGTAAATGGATGTAATGTAAACGTGGGAGATGTCATGGCATCGGGTACCATATCGGGCAAAGATGAAAGCTCCTATGGATCATTGCTAGAGATTTCGTGGGGAGGTAAAAAACCTTTCGAATTAAAAGACGGAAGCAAACGCACTTTTATTGAAGATAATGACACCATAACCTTGAAAGGATTTGCGGAGAAAGAAGGCGTAAGAGTTGGTTTTGGTGAAGTAACGGGTACTATTTTACCCAGTAAGTAA